Proteins co-encoded in one Strix uralensis isolate ZFMK-TIS-50842 chromosome 2, bStrUra1, whole genome shotgun sequence genomic window:
- the PDCL3 gene encoding phosducin-like protein 3 isoform X1: MQDPNKDTEWNDILRKKGILPPKENLEEQERAKEEEQLAILQKSLVKTYEDMTLEELEENEDEFNEEDEKAIEMYRQQRLAEMKAAQMKNKFGEVLEISGKDYIQEVTKAGKGIWVVLHLYKQGIPLCALINQHMSGLARKFRDVKFIKAISTTCIPNYPDKNLPTIFVYLEGDIRAQFIGPLVFGGMNLTRDELEWKISESGAIKTDLEENPRKQIQDQLMSSVRACVPARGESDSEDD; encoded by the exons ATGCAG GACCCAAATAAAGACACAGAGTGGAATGACATCCTGCGCAAGAAAGGTATCCTTCCTCCAAAGGAAAACCTGGAGGAACAGGAGCGTgcaaaggaggaggagcagcttGCCATCCTTCAGAAGTCTCTTG TGAAAACTTATGAGGACATGACTCTGGAAGAGCTAGAAGAGAATGAAGATGAATTTaatgaggaagatgagaaagctATTGAAATGTACAG GCAGCAAAGGTTAGCGGAAATGAAAGCAGCTCAAATGAAGAATaaatttggggaagttttggaGATTTCAGGAAAAGATTACATTCAAGAGGTAACGAAAGCTGGAAAAGGTATATGGGTAGTTCTGCACCTCTACAAACAAGG AATTCCACTCTGTGCCTTAATAAATCAACATATGAGTGGGCTTGCAAGAAAGTTCAGAGATGTGAAATTCATCAAAGCCATCTCTACGACCTGCATTCCCAACTACCCTGATAAGAACCTGCCTACGATATTTGTTTACCTGGAGGGAGACATCAGAGCTCAGTTCATTGGGCCTTTGGTGTTCGGTGGCATGAACCTGACAAGGGATG AACTGGAGTGGAAGATTTCAGAGTCTGGTGCCATCAAGACAGACCTTGAGGAGAACCCCAGGAAGCAGATCCAGGACCAGCTCATGTCCTCAGTCAGGGCATGTGTCCCAGCCAGGGGGGAGAGTGACTCAGAGGATGACTAA
- the PDCL3 gene encoding phosducin-like protein 3 isoform X2: protein MQDPNKDTEWNDILRKKGILPPKENLEEQERAKEEEQLAILQKSLVKTYEDMTLEELEENEDEFNEEDEKAIEMYRIPLCALINQHMSGLARKFRDVKFIKAISTTCIPNYPDKNLPTIFVYLEGDIRAQFIGPLVFGGMNLTRDELEWKISESGAIKTDLEENPRKQIQDQLMSSVRACVPARGESDSEDD from the exons ATGCAG GACCCAAATAAAGACACAGAGTGGAATGACATCCTGCGCAAGAAAGGTATCCTTCCTCCAAAGGAAAACCTGGAGGAACAGGAGCGTgcaaaggaggaggagcagcttGCCATCCTTCAGAAGTCTCTTG TGAAAACTTATGAGGACATGACTCTGGAAGAGCTAGAAGAGAATGAAGATGAATTTaatgaggaagatgagaaagctATTGAAATGTACAG AATTCCACTCTGTGCCTTAATAAATCAACATATGAGTGGGCTTGCAAGAAAGTTCAGAGATGTGAAATTCATCAAAGCCATCTCTACGACCTGCATTCCCAACTACCCTGATAAGAACCTGCCTACGATATTTGTTTACCTGGAGGGAGACATCAGAGCTCAGTTCATTGGGCCTTTGGTGTTCGGTGGCATGAACCTGACAAGGGATG AACTGGAGTGGAAGATTTCAGAGTCTGGTGCCATCAAGACAGACCTTGAGGAGAACCCCAGGAAGCAGATCCAGGACCAGCTCATGTCCTCAGTCAGGGCATGTGTCCCAGCCAGGGGGGAGAGTGACTCAGAGGATGACTAA
- the LOC141940002 gene encoding LOW QUALITY PROTEIN: late histone H2A.1-like (The sequence of the model RefSeq protein was modified relative to this genomic sequence to represent the inferred CDS: inserted 1 base in 1 codon; substituted 1 base at 1 genomic stop codon), giving the protein MSGCGKKTTKLLLVSKKTKSARAGLQFPMGCVHRLLXRGNYASRIGRGAAIFXAVVLEYLTAEILELAGNAARENKKARILPRHIQLAVRNDEELNKLFSSVTIAQGGVIPNILPKLLPEKTALLKLPHKYVQSQEF; this is encoded by the exons ATGTCTGGATGtggaaagaaaaccacaaagcTCCTCCTTGTGTCAAAGAAAACCAAATCAGCCAGGGCTGGTCTGCAGTTCCCCATGGGTTGTGTTCACAGGCTCCTTTAAAGAGGGAACTATGCTTCCAGGATCGGTCGTGGTGCTGCCATCT ctgctgttgtgctggagtACCTGACTGCAGAGATCCTGGAGCTGGCAGGGAATGCTGCACGGGAAAATAAGAAAGCCAGGATCCTGCCCAGGCACATCCAGCTGGCTGTGAGAAATGATGAAGAGCTGAACAAGCTCTTTTCCTCTGTCACCATTGCTCAAGGAGGGGTTATACCAAATATTCTTCCCAAACTTCTTCCTGAGAAGACTGCCTTGCTTAAATTGCCCCACAAATATGTCCAGTCACAGGAGTTCTAG